A single window of Ovis canadensis isolate MfBH-ARS-UI-01 breed Bighorn chromosome 15, ARS-UI_OviCan_v2, whole genome shotgun sequence DNA harbors:
- the LOC138420644 gene encoding olfactory receptor 5T3-like: MKNVTKLNMFILMGFTDDLEVQVYIFLLFLAIYLFTLVGNLGLVMLVIVDSRIQNPMYYFLSVLSLLDACYSNLVTSKMLINFLSENKTVSYLGCAAQKLLFVASGPTECSLLATMAYDHYVAIYDPLLCSVSMAPRVYMPLSIASYVGGILHATVHTVATFSLSFCASSEIRHVFCDIPPLLAISRSDTHTNQLLLFCLVGSIEMVTVLIVLISYGFILLAILRMCSAEGRRKVFYTCGSHLTGVSIYHGTILFTYMKPTSSYDSNHDMIVSTFYTIIIPMLNPIIYS, encoded by the exons ATGAAAAACGTGACTAAATTAAACATGTTTATACTGATGGGCTTTACGGATGACTTAGAGGTGCAAGTctacatatttttactttttctggcAATCTATCTTTTTACACTGGTAGGAAATTTGGGACTGGTTATGTTGGTCATTGTGGATTCTCGGATCCAAAACCCAATGTACTATTTTCTGAGTGTCTTATCATTACTGGATGCCTGCTA ttctaact tggTCACTTCAAAAATGTTGATTAATTTCCTGTCAGAGAATAAAACCGTTTCCTATCTTGGATGTGCAGCACAAAAGCTTCTCTTTGTTGCTTCTGGGCCCACAGAATGCTCTCTTCTGGCCACAATGGCCTATGATCACTATGTGGCCATCTACGACCCCCTCCTGTGTTCAGTCAGCATGGCTCCCAGAGTCTACATGCCACTCAGCATTGCTTCCTATGTGGGTGGCATCTTGCATGCTACTGTACACACAGTGGCCACTTTCAGCCTCTCCTTCTGTGCCTCCAGTGAAATCAGACACGTCTTCTGTGACATCCCTCCCCTCCTCGCTATTTCTCGCTCTGACACTCACACAAACCAGCTTCTGCTCTTCTGCCTTGTGGGCTCTATTGAGATGGTCACTGTCCTGATTGTCCTGATCTCCTATGGCTTCATCCTGCTGGCCATTCTGAGGATGTGTTCcgctgaaggcagaaggaaagtcTTCTATACATGTGGCTCTCACCTAACCGGAGTGTCCATTTACCATGGGACCATCCTCTTCACATATATGAAACCAACTTCCAGCTATGACTCAAACCACGACATGATCGTGTCAACATTTTACACCATTATCATTCCCATGCTGAATCCTATCATCTACAGTTAA
- the LOC138420234 gene encoding olfactory receptor 8H1-like — translation MGRRNITQVSDFILMGLTDSEEIRLVLFTLFLLIYLMTVLGNVGMILLIYLDSRLHSPMYFFLSHLSFLDLSYSSVITPKTLDNLLTSKQNISHLNCFTQMSFFVFLGATECFLLSSMAYDRYAAICSPLRYQIVMSTRRCCSLVFGCYLMGFMDSFVNGLCMSRLHFCKSNIVFHFFCDLSPILALSCTDTHDIEIIISTFAGSSLVLSLLTIAVSYVSIVSTILKITSTSSKQKAFSTCASHLLGVTVFYGTMIFTYLKPNKSYSLGKDQIASVFYTIVIPMLNPLIYSLRNKEVKNALSRVVQKTK, via the coding sequence ATGGGCAGAAGGAATATCACACAGGTGTCTGACTTCATCCTCATGGGACTGACAGACTCTGAAGAGATCCGGCTGGTCCTCTTCACCCTCTTCCTCCTGATATACCTGATGACTGTGCTGGGGAATGTGGGGATGATCCTGTTAATCTACCTGGATTCCCGGCTTCACAGccccatgtactttttcctcagtCACTTGTCATTTCTTGACCTCAGTTACTCAAGTGTCATCACCCCTAAAACCTTAGACAACCTACTGACTTCCAAGCAGAATATTTCACACCTGAACTGCTTCACTCAgatgtctttctttgtcttcttgGGCGCCACTGAgtgtttccttctctcctccatggCGTACGATCGCTATGCAGCCATCTGCAGCCCTCTGCGTTACCAGATTGTCATGTCCACCAGGCGCTGCTGCTCCCTAGTCTTTGGATGTTATTTGATGGGCTTTATGGACTCTTTTGTTAATGGACTTTGCATGAGCAGATTGCATTTCTGCAAATCCAATATagtctttcactttttctgtgatctaTCCCCGATTTTAGCCCTGTCCTGCACTGACACACATGACATAGAAATCATCATATCCACTTTTGCTGGCTCCAGCCTTGTGCTGTCTCTTCTTACAATAGCAGTGTCCTATGTCTCCATCGTGTCTACCATCCTGAAAATTACTTCCACTTCTAGTAAGCAAAAAGCTTTCTCTACCTGTGCATCACATCTTCTGGGGGTCACCGTCTTTTATGGCACTATGATTTTTACTTACTTAAAACCAAATAAATCCTACTCCTTGGGAAAGGATCAGATAGCTTCTGTGTTTTATACTATTGTCATCCCCATGCTGAATCCACTCATATATAGTCTTAGAAACAAGGAAGTAAAAAATGCTCTCAGTAGAGTCGTACAGAAGAcgaagtga